A stretch of DNA from Streptomyces xanthii:
GTGGCCCGTTGGGTGTCGAAGGGCATGGTGCCGCAGGGCGCCGCCCCGCACCTGATCGCCGCCGCGATCGGCCAGAAGCTGGGCCGGCCTGTGCCGTTGCACGAGATCGGCCTCGCGGACGCGGACCCCGCGCCCGAGGTCGGCCTCGCCTTCCCGCGGGACGTGCGGGCGGCGGTGAAGTCGGCGACGGAGCTGTACCGGCTCGACCTCGCCGGCCGCCGCGCGGGCGGTGGCGGGATCTGGCAGTCCCTCGCGGGCTCCTTCGCGGTCAGCGCGTACGCGACGCCCGCTTCGCGGTGGCTGATAACCCCGGCCGACTCGTCGGTCGCGCGGGAGGCGCACAGCGCCGAGGAGGGCGCACCGCAGAAGGTCGGCCACAGCGATGTGCGCAAGCTGCGCGAGGCGGCGGAGGACGCGCGGCGCTGGGACTCCAAGTACGGGGGCGGGGACTGGCGTTCGTCGATGGTGCCCGAGTGTCTGCGGGTGGAGGCGGCGCCGCTGCTGCTCGGCTCCTACTCGGACGACGTGGGCCGCTCCCTGTTCGGCGCGTCGGCCGAACTGACGCGTCTGGCCGGGTGGATGGCGTTCGACACCGGGCAGCAGGAGGCGGCGCAGCGGTACTACATCCAGGCGCTGCGGCTCGCGCGGGCGGCGGCGGACGTGCCGCTCGGCGGCTATGTGCTCGCCTCCATGTCACTGCAGGCGACGTACCGGGGGTTCGGGGACGAGGGCGTGGACCTGGCGCAGGCGGCCCTGGAGCGGAACAAGAGCCTGGCGACGGCCCGCACCATGAGCTTCTTCCGGCTCGTCGAGGCGCGCGCCCACGCGCGTGCCGGTGACGCGCAGGCGGCCGGCGCCTCGCTGCGGGCGGCGGAGGGCTGGCTGGAGCGGGCCCGCGACGGGGACAACGATCCGTCCTGGCTCGGCTTCTACTCCTACGACCGTTTCGCGGCGGACGCGGCGGAGTGCTACCGGGACCTGAAGGCGCCCCGGCAGGTGCGCCGGTTCACGGAGCAGGCGCTGTCGAAGCCCACGGAGGAGTTCGTGCGCTCGCACGGGCTGCGTCTGGTGGTGTCGGCGGTGGCCGAGCTGGAGTCGGGGAACCTGGACGCGGCGTGCGAGCAGGGCACGCGCGCGCTGGAGGTGGCGGGCCGCATCTCCTCGGCCCGCACGACCGAGTACGTCCGGGACCTGCTGCACCGCCTGGAGCCGTACGGCGACGAGCCGAGAGTGGTGGAATTACGAGAACGGGCGCGTCCCCTCCTCATGGCGCCGGCGTAGGCCCCCGCGGGGTCGCACCGACCGTCGCCCGGGGTCGGGCGCACCGCACACAGCGCGTTGTCAGTGGCGTCGGGCAAGATGCAGGGCGTGGAGGTGAGGCCTGGTGGGGACGGCTGCGTTCGACGGGGATGTGTTGGTGGTCGGCGGGGGGATCGTCGGTCTGTCCACCGCGTATGCCGTCTCGCGGGCCGCGCCGGGCACGCGGGTCGTCGTCCTGGAGAAGGAGCCGGGCCCGGCCCGGCACCAGACGGGGCGTAACAGCGGGGTGATCCACAGCGGGATCTACTACCGGCCGGGCTCGCTGAAGGCGCGGTTCGCGGTGCGCGGGGCGGCCGAGATGGTCAAGTTCTGCGCGGAGTACGGGATCCCGCACGAGGTCACCGGGAAGCTGATCGTCGCCACGGAGCGGGACGAGCTGCCGCGCCTGCACGCCCTGGTCCAGCGCGGCAGGGAGAACGGGATCTCGGTGCGGGAGCTGGGCCCCGCCCAGATCCAGGAGTACGAGCCCGAGGTGCGGGGGCTCGCCGCGATCCATGTGGGGACGACGGGCATCGCGGACTACCGGGCGGTCGCGGAGCGGTTCGCGGAGGTGTCCGGGGCGGAGATCCGGTACGGGGCGGAGGTCGTGCAGATCGACCGGCGGCCCGAGCGGGGCGTCGCGGTGCGCACGCGCGCGGGGGACGTGGTGCGGGCGCGGGTGATGGTGAACTGCGCGGGGCTGCGGTGCGACGAGGTGGCACGGCTCGCCGGGGACGACCCGGGGATGCGGATCGTGCCGTTCCGGGGGGAGTACTTCGAGCTGGCCCGGCCCGAGCTGGTGCGCGGGCTCGTCTATCCGGTGCCGGATCCGGCGTTCCCGTTCCTCGGGGTGCATCTGACGCGCGGCATCGACGGCGGCGTCCACGTGGGGCCGAACGCGGTGCCGGCGCTGGCCCGCGAGGGGTACGGCTGGGGGACCGTGCGGCCCCGCGAGCTGGCCGGGACGCTCGGCTGGCCGGGGTCGTGGCACATAGCGCGGCAGCACTGGCGGTACGGGGCGGGGGAGATCGTGCGGTCCGTGTCGAAGGGGGCGTTCACCCGAGCCGTGCGCAGGCTGGTGCCGGCGGTGGAGTCGCGGGACCTGGTGGCGGCGCCGGCGGGGGTGCGGGCCCAGGCGGTGCTGCGTGACGGCACCCTGGTCGACGACTTCCTCATCAGCGAGGGCCCCCGCACGGTCCACGTCCTGAACGCCCCGTCCCCGGCGGCGACGGCGTCCCTCCCCATCGGGCGGGAGATCGCCCGCAGGGTGCTGGCGTCTCTCTAGGCCGACCAGAGCCTCGCAGGCGGGGCAGGAGCCCGGAGCGGGCCGCGCTGCCGCTCCCCGGGGTACGTAAAATCGAGGGCATTGTGTCTGAGTCGCCTGAGATCCCCCACGCCGCCGAGCCGTCCGAGCCGTCCGAGCTGTCCGAGCCGTCCGACGACGCCGCTCGGGCCGCTGCCGCCGCCGCCCGGCCCAATGAGCCCCGGTTCCCGGACGGGCCGCGGCCCGATCCCGCGGGGTCGCACTTCGAGCGGCGGATCCGGAGTTTCCAGCCGCGCCGCAGCCGGGTCACCACCGCACAGGCGGACGCCCTGGAGCGGCTGTGGCCCAAGTGGGGGCTCGACATCGACGGGCAGCGGGTGCTGGACCTGCCGGGAATGTTCCCCGGGGTCGAGCGGATCGTGCTGGAGATCGGCTTCGGGATGGGCGAGGCCACCGCGCAGATGGCCGCCGACGACCCGACCACCGGGATCCTCGCCGTCGACGTGCACACGCCGGGCCAGGGGAACCTGCTCAATCTGGCGGACCGCAACGGGCTGAGCAACGTCCGGGTCGCCAACGGGGACGCGATCATCCTGCTGCGCTCGATGCTGCCGGACGACTGCCTCGACGGCCTGCGCGTCTACTTCCCCGACCCGTGGCCGAAGAAGCGGCACAACAAGCGCCGCCTGATCCAGCCCGAGTTCCTGTCCCTGGTCGCCGGCCCGCTGAAGCCGGGTGCGCTGGTGCACTGCGCGACGGACTGGGAGGACTACGCGGAGCAGATGCTCGAGGTCCTCACCGCGCACCCCGACTACGTGAACACGATCGCGGACGGCGGCTACGCCCCGCGCCCCGAGTTCCGCCCCCTGACCCGGTTCGAGGGCAAGGGCCTGGACAAGAGCCACGTGGTGCACGACCTGCTGTTCACGCGCCGCTGAGCCCCGCCCCGGGGACGGGCCCCGTCGCGGCGCCCCGCATCCCTCGTTAGGGTCAATCCGTGGCCCCGTACCCCACCTATCCACCGCATCAGGACCACGCCCTCGGCACCCCGCCGAGCGGCGCGGTCCCGCATCCGCGCTGGTGGGAGCGGAAGGGCGTGCGGGCCGCGGCGCTCGCCGCGCTGCTCGCGCTGTCCGGCGCGGTGATCCTGGCGCTGGTGCGGGAGCAGACCGGCACGGAGGGCTTCCTCGTCGGCCTCGGCCTGGCCGTGCTGCCGGTGCCGCTGCTGATATCCGCCTTCCGCTGGCTGGACCGGGTCCGGCCGGGCCCCTGGCGGAACACGGTGTTCGCGTTCGCGTGGGGCGCCTGCGCGGCGGCCCTCATCGCGATCGTGGCGAACAGCTTCGCGACCCGCTGGATAGCGACCGCGACCGCGGATCCGACCAGCGCCGACACCCTCGGCGCGACCGTCATAGCGCCCGTCGTCGAGGAGTCGGCGAAGGCGGCGGCGGTGCTGCTCGTCTTCCTGTTCCGCAGACGCGACTTCGCCGGGGTCGTCGACGGCATCGTCATCGCCGGGGTCACCGCGACCGGCTTCGCGTTCACCGAGAACATCCTCTATCTGGGCAACGCGTTCGGCACCGACCAGATCAGCGGCACGGGCCCCGGGCTCAGTTCGGTGACCGCCGCGACGTTCTTCGTCCGTGTCGTCATGTCGCCGTTCGCACATCCGCTGTTCACGGTGCTGACCGGCATCGGCTTCGGCATCGCCGCCGTCACCGCCCCCGACCGCGGCCAGGTGCGCCGCGTGCTGCTGCCGCTCGCCGGACTGCTCACCGCGATGGGCATGCACGCCTTCTGGAACGGCTCGTCGAACTTCGGCGAGTACGGCTTCTTCGCCGTCTACGCCACGTTCATGGTGCCGGTGTTCGGGCTGCTCACCTGGCTCGCCGTGTTCCTGCGCCAGCGCGAGCTGCGCGCCGTCCGCGAGGAGCTGCCCGCCTATGTGGCCGCCGGCTGGCTCGCCCCGCCCGAACCCTTCGCGCTCGGCTCCCTCAAGGCCCGCCGCCTGGCCCGCGAGTACGCGGCGCACTTCGGCGGCAAGGAGGCCCTGACGGCGGTCACCGAGTACGAGGAGTACGCGACCTCGCTCGCCCTGCTGCGCCGGCGCGGCGCCCGCGGCCGGGCCGGCGCCGACTTCGTCGTACGGGAGCGGGAGCTGCTCGACGCGCTGTGGCGGCGGCAGGGCTACGCGCGGGCCGCCCTCGCGTACGCGGCCCGCGCCGTCGTGCCGGTGTGGCCGGTGTACGCGGGGCCGCCGGTGCAGGGCCCCCCGTACTACAACCCGTACCGGTACTAGGGCCTTTCTTTCGGATCAGGCTGGATCAGGGAGCGGGGCGTGGTGCGTGCAGCTGCAAGGCGGAGGAGGGAGTCGACGCGGAGCGTCGGCGAGTGACGACAACGCCGCAGATGCGCGTGCCACGCCCCGCGAGCCCAGCCGGATCCGAAAGAAAGGCCCTAGGCCTGCCGGGCCTGCCCGCTGTCGGTCAGGCGGAGGCGCGGCCGAGGCGCTGGAGCTCTGACTCGGTGAGTTCGAGGTCCGCGACGGCGAGCAGCGCCGGGAGCTGCTCCACGGTGCGCGCCGAGGCGATCGGCGCGGTCACGGTGGGCTGCGCGGCGAGCCAGGCCAGGGCGACGGTGGCGACCTGCGCGTCGCGCTCCTTGGCGATCTCGTCGAGGGCCGTGAGGACGGCCTGCCCGCGCGCGGTCTCCAGGTGCCGGGCCGCGCCCTGCGCCCGCGCGCTGTCGACGGTGACGCCGGTGCGGTACTTGCCGGTGAGGAAGCCGGAGGCGAGCGCGTAGTACGGGACGGCGCCGAGGCCCGCGCGGGAGGCGACCTGTTCCAGTGCGCCCTCGTACGTGTCGCGCGAGACCAGGTTGTAGTGCGGCTGGAGGGCGACGTAGCGGGCGAGGCCCTCGCGGTCGGAGAGGTCCAGGGACTCCTGGAGGCGGGCCGGGGTGATGTTGGACGCCGCGATGTAGCGGACCTTGCCCGCCCGCACCAGCTCGTCGAGCGCGCCGATGATCTCCTCGACGGGCACGTCGGGCTGGTCGAAGTGCGTGTAGTACAGGTCGATGTGATCGGTGCCCAGACGCTGCAGCGAGGCGTCGGCGGCGGCCTTGATGTTGTCCGCCGACAGGCCCTGGTACCGCGGGTGCTGGCTCACCTTCGTGGCGATGACGACGTCGTCGCGCCGGCCCCGCGCGGCCAGCCAGCGGCCGATCACGGTCTCGGACTCACCGCCCTCGTTGCCCTCCACCCACGCCGAGTAGGAGTCGGCGGTGTCGATGAAGTTGCCGCCGGCGGCGGTGTAGGCGTCGAGGACCGCGAAGGAGGCGGCCTCGTCCGCCGTCCAGCCGAAGACGTTGCCACCGAGGGCGAGGGGGAAGACCTCGAGGTCCGAGGAGCCGAGAGAGCGCAGAGAAGTCATGAACCCTCTCAACGCCCGCACAGAATCCGGTATTCCGGCCGGTTCCGGCGGAGGTGGGCCTCTGTCGGTCTGACGGGCTGTCGGCCGGCGGGCGCACGCGGGCACGCGGAACCGGCAGCCCTGGCGTCGGGGGGTTGCCGCCAGGACCGCCGGGGATCGGGGAAGGTCAGAGACCGAGGCCCTTGTCGCGCAGCCAGGCGGCCGGGTCGACGCCCGTGGCCTGGCCGTCGGGGTGGACCTCGAGGTGGAGGTGGGCGCCCGTCACGTTGCCGGTCGCGCCGACGCGGCCGATGACGTCGCCGGTGCTGACCTTCTGGCCGACGCTGACGTTCATCGAGGACTGGTGGCAGAACCACAGCTCGGTGCCGTCGTCGAGGGTGAGGACGGTGCGGTAGCCGTAGGCACCGGCCCAGCCCGCCTCGGTGACGGTCCCGGAGTGGATCGCGTAGATCGGCGTACCGGTGGAGGCCGCGAAGTCGAGGCCCGTGTGGTAGCCGGAGGACCACATGGAGCCCGGCTGCCCGAAGGTGCCGGTGAGCGTGTACGAGGCGACGGGGAGCTTGTAGCTCTTGGCCAGCTTGGCGAGGCGCTCGGCCTCGGCCTTGCGCTTGGCCTCCTCCTCGGCCGCCTTCTTCTCGGCGGCGGCCTTGGCCTCGGCGGCCTTCTGCTGCTCGGCGGCCTCTTCGGCGGCCTTCTGCGCGGCGGCCTCCTCGGCGGCCTGGCGCTCGGCCTCCTCGGCGGCGGACTGCTGCGTCTCGGCCTGGGCCATGATGCGGGCCCGCAGGGCCTCGCCCGCGTCGGACTGTCCCTGCGCGCCGTCGGTCACCGTGGTGAGCGGGGCGGCCTGGGCGGCCGGCGAGCCGTCGGACGCGGCGTCGGCGGAGTCGTCCGAGCCGGATATGAGCGCGCCCACGCCCGGCAGGGACTTGGCCTCGGGCAGCGAGTCCTTGACCGCGGAAAGGTCGGGCATGGAGAGCGAGACCGCGGGCTTGCCGCCCTGCGCGGTGGCGATGCCGCCGGCGCCGACGGCGGCGATCACGCCGACGCCGAGAACCGTGGAGCTGCGCGCGAGTCCGCCGCGCTGGCGGGCCACGCGGTGCCGGCCGCGGACCGGTCGGACGGACTCCTCGGTGGGGTTCCACTCCTCCCAGTTCTCTCGCTCGACGCCGAAGTCGTCAGACGCTTCGGCGGAGCCGTAGGAGAACTCGGGGGCAGGCCGGTTCGACGCCACGGGGGCGCTCTCCTTTCCTTCCTTCTCGCCTACCGGGTTAGCTGACGGGTTCGGAGCAGGAAGGTCTCCTACGGGCGTAGACGGACGCACATGCGTCGCTACGGTCCGATTCACCCCAAGTTGGTGGTTCCCCGGCTCCCTTTCGGGATTAAGCGCGTGCGCGCGGAGCCGACTCTTGTGACGGCTGGGACGACCGCGCTGCGTTATCGAACGTTAATAGACAGCCGACACGATTTCCAAGCCGTTCCCACTGATCGTTCACGTCTTTGGCCTGGACTTATCAGGGCACGAGCGGGCGGAATCGGGCGAGTTGACCCCACATCGGAGGACACGGATCCGCCACGACTTTCTGACGCTGCATCAATTGTTATGCGCAGGGGTGCCGTTCGATCACCCCCCGTGATGTCGATCAAGGACGTCGTACGGCGAGCAGCGCCATGTCGTCCCGCGCGCCCCCGCCGGTGTGCTCCCGGACCTCCTCGGCGACCTCAGCGAGCAGCTCCTCGGGTCCGCTGAACCTCCGCCCCGACAGCCGGTCTGCCGGGTCGTAGAAGACGCCGTGCGCGTCGCGCGCCTCGGACAGGCCGTCGGTGTAGAGCAGCAGCGTGGCGCCGGCGGGGAACGCCTCCTCGGTGGCGCGGTCCGGCCAGCTGCCCAGCGCGCTCAGACCGAGCGGCAGCGCGGCCTCGCCCGGACCGAGCATCCGCAGCGTGCCGTCGCCGTGCAGCAGGAGCGGCTCCGGGTGCCCGCGGTTGAGCACCCGCACCAGGCCGGCCCCGTACGGGAACTCGGCGAGCACCGCCGTCGTGAAGCCCTCGAAGTCGTCGACGCCGCTGCGCCGGGTGCCCTCGCGGGCCAGCGCCCGCTCCAGGCGCCGGGCCACGTTCTCCAGGCTGCCCTCCTGCTCGGCGGCCTCGCGGAACGCGCCGATGACGACGGCCACCGCCGACACCGCGCCCATGCCCTTGCCCCGCACGTCGCCGACGACGACGCGCACGCCGTGCGGGGTTTCCTGCACCGCGTAGAGGTCGCCGCCGATGAACGCGCCAGCCTGCGCGGCCTCGTAGCGCACGGCGACGTCCAGGCCGCCGGTCCGGCCGGGCGGGGCCGGCAGGACCGCGCGCTGGGCCGCCTCCGCGATGTGCCGGGCGGAGGCGAGCTGTTCGCTGCTGTGCCGCACGATCCGGTTGATGAAGCAGGCGAGCAGGCAGACGGTGGCCACCGTGACCATCTCGGTCACGATGTCGGAGCCGAAGTCGTTCGTGAAGCGCAAGTGGACAGCGACGATCGCCGCGATCGAGGCGACACCGGCGAGGATCGTGGCGCGCATCGAGAAGAAGGGGGCCGCCACCAGGGGTGCGGCACTGAACAGAGGAGAACCGGCGAAGCCCGCCGGGGTGCTGTACTCGTAGGCGGCGCCGCCGATGACGAGGAGCGCGGGCAGCAGTCGCAGGACGGTGCGCAGACCACGGTTGCCCGGTGCGTGTGCGTGCCGACCCCGTCGCTGCCCCACCGCTTCGTCTCCTGCCGCTTGCGCGCCCGAATGTCCGCGTCCCCCCAAGGTTTCCCGGGGCGGGCCGCGGCGGCGAGCAGTACTGGGCCGTCCGGGTGCAGCGAAAGGGCGCGCTTTCTGGCGAACAAAAAGAGCGAGGCCGGAATCTCGGAAGATTCCGGCCTCGCTCTGTCAGTAGCGGGGACAGGATTTGAACCTGCGACCTCTGGGTTATGAGCCCAGCGAGCTACCGAGCTGCTCCACCCCGCGTCGGTGAAACCAACAGTACGCCATCGGTGGAGGTAAACGCGAATCGGTTGCCGCGGGCCCGGATCAGGCGGCCCGCGCGTGGGTGAGGGTCTCCCAGGCCACGAACAGGTCGTCCGTTCCCTCGGGCCGTTCCTCCCGGGTGAGCCGGGTGGTCTGCGGCAGGTCCATCTTCAGCCGCCCCCGCAGGTGCGCGAGGCCCACCTCGGTGTCCGGGCCCATGTCCCGCTGCACCTTGCCGCCGCACAGCCAGGCCGGGGCGGTGGCGCCCAGCTGGTACTTGGAGTGGAACTCGAGCGCGGCCGCGAGCCGGTCCTTCACCTCCCCGTACAGGTCGAGGCCCTGGTGCCAGGCGGTCTCGGCCATGTGCGAGGTGGCGGCCAGCGAGTAGCTGGCGTGCTTGAAGTTGCGGCAGGTCTCCTGCGAGAGCCCGTCCTTGAACGTGGTCTGCCCGAACCAGTACGTGTGGATCTTCTCCGGGGTGTCGATGTCGCTGCCCTCGGGCTTGACCGGCAGCTTCCCGTCGGAGGACAGGTAGAAGTAGGCGGGGACGCGGGTGCGGAAGTGGTGCACCGCCTTGTCGAAGGACGGCTTGTCGTTCAGATACACGGCCATGCTCATCGTGGCGTCGGCCATGACGAGGTCCCAGTTCCCGTTGAAGTCGGCGGATCCGCCCCGCACGACCGGCAGGTAGACGTCCCGCAGCATCCGCTGGAACTTGAGCTCCTGCCCGTCCGGCCAGCCGTCGTACGTGTACTGCATCAGCTCGGCGGCCTTGGCCCAGGAGGTCGCGGCCCAGGCGGTCTGGAGTCCGGCGTTGCCCTCGGTGTGCTTCTTCACCTTGTCCGACCAGGCGTTCATGATCTGCACGGCCTTCTCGGCGTGCGCTCTGCGGCCGGTCATGTTCCAGAGCAGGGCCTGGGTGTACGCGGCGATGGCGTCCTCGCGCTCCTCCACGCAGCCCTGCCCGGGGCGCGTGTCCGGCGGGCACTCCACGACCGCGTACGGCTTCGCCTTGTAGGCGGGGCTCGCGTACTTGCTGCGGCTCATCTGCCGGTACGCGGACGCCCACGGCTCCTGCCGGTGCTCGACGTGCTGCCGCGCCGCCGTGAGCTGGGCCTTGCCGACCAGGACGCCGGGGTGGGCGAAGGTCTGGCCGGCGGGACGCTTCTCCGGCCGGGCGGCGATCTGCGCACGGGTTGCGGCCGCGCCGCCGCATGCCGTCGCGCCGGCCATCAGGGCGGGGATCAACAGTCCCAGCAGAACAGCTCGTGCCCGCGTGCCCGCTGCCATGCAACACCTCCGGTTCGGTCACTCGAAGCGTGACCCGCGGGGGCGCGCGGCGCAGGATCTGTTGAGCCGGTAGGGAGCACCCGGCGAGTCAAGATTCCCCCAAGCACCCATTCTTGAGATGCCGTCAGGGGGTGGGTGCGGCCTCGGTCGGGGCCGGTCAGGGTCCCTGGCCCAGTGCCGGGTCGCCCTTGAAGGCGGAACGGGTCCGTCCGTCGGGTTGCGGTGGGAAAATGGCAGGGTGAAGCGCCCGGATCTGGACGACCTCGTGCGGTTGCGGCGGGCCCGCGACCGGATGGACCGCGACTACGCCGAGCCGCTCGACGTGGCGGCCCTGGCCCAGGACGCCCTGATGTCCGCGGGCCACTTCTCCCGCAGCTTCCGCGCCGCGTTCGGCGAGACGCCGTACAGCTATCTGATGACGCGGCGGATCGAGCGGGCGAAGGCGCTGCTGCGGCGCGGCGACCTGTCGGTGACCGAGGTGTGCTTCGCGGTCGGGTGCACGTCGCTGGGCACGTTCAGCACGCGGTTCACCGAGCTCGTCGGGGAGAGCCCGAGCGCGTACCGGGCGCGGGAGCACGGGGCGGACGCGGCGCTTCCGGCCTGCATGTCCAAGATCCACACCCGCCCGCTCAGGAATCCGTGACCTCCGCGGTGCCGGACGGGGCCCAGACTCCGGCGCGGGCCGCCTCGGCGACGGCGCGGGCGGCACGGGCGGCCTCCGCGTCGGTCAGCGGGCGGCCGGTGTTGAGCAGGGCGTAGTAGAGCGGGGCCGAGACGGCGGCGACGACCGCGTCCGGGTCCGTCCCGGCCGGGACCTCCCCGCGGGCAACAGCGTCCGTGACGCAGCCCGCCCACTCCCGGATCCGCACGGCGTAGAAGCGGTGCAGGGCCTCGGCGGCCTGCTCGTTGCACAGGGACGCCGCGATCAGGGCCTTGAACAGGCGGCCCTGGCGGGGATCGGTGAGGGTCGCCACGACCAGGCGGGCGTTGGCCCGGAGGTCGCCCTCGAGCGTGCCGGTGTCCGCGCGGGGCAGTGACTGTTCCGCCATGTCCGCGAGCAGGTCGGCGGCGAGCGCGCCGGGGCTGCCCCAGCGCCGGTAGACGGTGGTCTTGCCGACGCCGGCGGTGCGGGCGATCTCGCCGAGGTCCAGGGCGTCGAAGCCGTCGGCGGCGAGGGTGTCGCCCGCGGCCTGGAGCACGGCCTCGCGGACCCGGGCGGTGCGGCCACCGGGGCGCTGGGTACCGGGGGCTGCGGCGCTGCCGGACATGGGGGGCTCTCCTTCGTCCGTCGTGGATACGGGGCGGGTGTGCGGGGTGTCCGAATCTCGTCCGGCACCCTCACAGGTTCCAGCTTATCGGAACCACAGTTCCCTTACCAGCCCCGACCGTGCTACGTTCCGGCGTAACGGAACCACAGACCCATTACGCCTTCGCGCTCACGGAAGGGGCCGTACGCCCATGTCCACCACCGCACCCACCGACGCCCGCCGGCACGGAGCACAGGCCGCGCCCGCCACGGAGCGGCTCTCCGGCCGGCTGAAGCTGGTCCTCGCCGTCCTCCTCGTCGCCCAGTTCATGCTGGCCGTCGACTTCTCGATCCTGAACGTCGCGCTGCCCGCGATCGGCGACAGCCTCGGCTTCGCCCTCTCCGACCTGCAGTGGATCGCCACGGCGTTCGCGCTCTCGGCGGCCGGTTTCACCCTCTTCTTCGGCCGGATCGGCGACCTGATCGGCCGCAAGAAGATCTTCATCGGCAGCCTCGCGCTGCTGGGCGCCGCCTCGCTCGCCGGCGGCCTCGCAGCCAGCCCGGAGGTGCTGCTCGCCGCCCGGGTCGCCCAGGGCCTGGCGACCGCGGCCGCCACCCCGGCCGGCCTCGCCCTCCTCACGACCTCCTTCGCGGAGGGCCCGCTGCGCCAAAAGGCGCTGGGCATCAACGGCGCGCTCATGTCGGCCGGCTTCACCACCGGCGCGATCCTCGGCGGCATCCTGACCGACCTCCTCTCCTGGCGCTGGGCGTTCTTCCTGAACGTGCCGGTCGCACTCGCCGTCGTGGTGATCGCCCCGGCCGTCATCAAGGAGTCCCGGCCCACCGAGCGCCCCCGCCTCGACCTGCCCGGCGCGCTC
This window harbors:
- a CDS encoding TetR/AcrR family transcriptional regulator; translated protein: MSGSAAAPGTQRPGGRTARVREAVLQAAGDTLAADGFDALDLGEIARTAGVGKTTVYRRWGSPGALAADLLADMAEQSLPRADTGTLEGDLRANARLVVATLTDPRQGRLFKALIAASLCNEQAAEALHRFYAVRIREWAGCVTDAVARGEVPAGTDPDAVVAAVSAPLYYALLNTGRPLTDAEAARAARAVAEAARAGVWAPSGTAEVTDS
- a CDS encoding helix-turn-helix transcriptional regulator, translated to MDRDYAEPLDVAALAQDALMSAGHFSRSFRAAFGETPYSYLMTRRIERAKALLRRGDLSVTEVCFAVGCTSLGTFSTRFTELVGESPSAYRAREHGADAALPACMSKIHTRPLRNP